In Polaribacter sp. Hel_I_88, the following proteins share a genomic window:
- the trpS gene encoding tryptophan--tRNA ligase: MSRILTGVQSTGTPHLGNLLGAILPAIEMANNPKNDAFLFIADMHSLTQIKDGNQLRENTYSTAATWLACGLDISKTIFYRQSDVPQTTELTWYLSCLFPYQRLTLAHSFKDKSDKLEDVNAGLFNYPILMAADILLYDAEIVPVGKDQLQHLEITRDVANKFNNTYGETLVEPQAKIQENVKLVPGTDGGKMSKSRNNIINIFLPDKKLRKQIMSIQTDSTPLEEPKNPDTDNVFALYKLLASETETAAMRANYKGGNYGYGHAKQALYELILEKFATNRERYNHFMENKHEIDNALKIGAEKATLVANDVLKRVRAKIGY; the protein is encoded by the coding sequence ATGTCAAGAATTTTAACTGGCGTACAAAGTACAGGAACACCACATTTAGGTAATTTATTAGGTGCTATTTTACCTGCTATTGAAATGGCTAACAACCCAAAAAATGATGCTTTTTTGTTTATTGCAGATATGCATTCTTTAACGCAAATTAAAGACGGAAATCAATTAAGAGAAAACACTTACAGCACAGCAGCAACTTGGCTAGCTTGCGGTTTAGATATAAGCAAAACTATTTTTTATAGACAAAGTGATGTACCACAAACTACAGAATTAACTTGGTATTTAAGTTGCTTATTTCCTTATCAACGATTAACATTAGCTCACAGTTTTAAAGACAAATCTGATAAGTTAGAAGATGTAAATGCGGGTTTATTTAATTACCCAATATTAATGGCTGCAGATATTTTGTTGTACGATGCAGAAATTGTACCTGTGGGAAAAGATCAATTACAGCATTTAGAAATTACAAGAGATGTAGCTAATAAATTTAATAACACTTATGGCGAAACTTTAGTTGAACCACAAGCTAAAATACAAGAAAACGTAAAATTAGTTCCAGGAACTGATGGAGGAAAAATGAGCAAATCTAGAAATAATATTATCAATATTTTCTTGCCCGATAAAAAATTGAGAAAACAAATAATGAGTATTCAAACTGATAGTACTCCTTTAGAAGAACCTAAAAACCCAGACACAGATAACGTTTTTGCACTTTATAAGCTATTAGCTTCTGAAACTGAAACAGCAGCAATGAGAGCAAATTATAAAGGTGGAAATTACGGATATGGACATGCAAAACAGGCTTTATATGAATTAATTTTAGAGAAGTTTGCAACGAATAGAGAACGTTACAATCATTTTATGGAAAATAAACATGAAATTGATAATGCTTTAAAAATTGGCGCAGAAAAAGCGACTCTAGTTGCAAATGATGTTTTAAAAAGAGTTCGAGCAAAAATTGGTTATTAA
- a CDS encoding CYTH domain-containing protein, whose product MSLEIERKFLVKNDDFKKASYQQKIIKQGYLCSHQNNTVRVRIADETGFLTIKGPSNESGTTRFEWEKEIDSNEAEQLLLLCEPSIIDKTRYLVKNEHLVFEVDEFYGDNLGLVVAEIELNTEDEVFEKPAWLGKEVTGIEKYYNSKISKNPFKNW is encoded by the coding sequence ATGAGCTTAGAAATTGAAAGAAAGTTTTTGGTAAAAAATGATGATTTTAAAAAAGCATCTTATCAACAAAAAATAATAAAACAAGGCTACTTATGTAGCCATCAAAACAATACTGTAAGAGTTAGGATTGCAGATGAAACTGGTTTTTTAACCATTAAAGGTCCATCTAACGAATCTGGAACAACTCGTTTTGAATGGGAAAAAGAAATTGATAGTAATGAAGCTGAACAGCTACTTTTATTATGTGAACCCTCTATTATTGATAAAACCCGATATTTAGTAAAAAACGAGCATCTTGTTTTTGAGGTTGATGAATTTTATGGCGATAATTTAGGTTTGGTTGTGGCAGAAATTGAATTAAATACTGAAGATGAAGTTTTTGAAAAACCAGCTTGGTTAGGAAAAGAAGTTACAGGAATCGAAAAATATTACAATTCTAAAATAAGCAAAAACCCTTTTAAAAACTGGTAA
- a CDS encoding DUF1761 domain-containing protein gives MEMNFYIFFLAALVPMLIGSLWYGPLFGKAWMHQMGFTEESLKGTNMLKTLLICYILSVLIAFALMPMVIHQMGVYSTLAGEPGFTEQTGEAYSYFENFVATYSDRFRTFGHGAFHGVLFGVFLILPVIGIIAVFEKKSFKYVAINAGYWIVTLAIMGGVICKWV, from the coding sequence ATGGAAATGAATTTTTACATCTTTTTTTTAGCAGCACTTGTGCCAATGCTTATTGGCTCTTTGTGGTATGGTCCTTTATTTGGAAAAGCATGGATGCATCAAATGGGTTTTACAGAAGAATCTTTAAAAGGTACTAATATGTTAAAAACACTTCTTATTTGTTATATATTGAGTGTTTTAATTGCGTTTGCTTTAATGCCAATGGTTATCCATCAAATGGGGGTTTATTCTACTTTAGCTGGTGAACCTGGTTTTACTGAACAAACAGGAGAAGCATATTCTTATTTCGAAAACTTTGTTGCAACATATAGTGATCGATTTAGAACCTTTGGTCATGGAGCTTTTCATGGAGTGTTATTTGGGGTCTTTTTAATTTTACCTGTAATTGGAATTATAGCTGTATTTGAAAAGAAATCATTTAAATATGTGGCTATAAATGCTGGTTATTGGATTGTAACTTTAGCAATTATGGGAGGTGTAATTTGCAAGTGGGTATAA
- the recO gene encoding DNA repair protein RecO, with translation MGIVNTKAIVLSSLKFGDTSLIVKCYTEEEGVKSYLLRGVLKPKKTGIKSAYFQPLTQLKIIAKHNTKGTLNAIKEVQVVNPYKTIHTDIVKQSVVFFLSEILASSIQEEEQNKTLYSYLETAFTWLDVHDKIANFHLLFLLNLTGFLGFYPDTSQKDKIGFNLLEGNFSNNTADKNVLFKNDFYQFKKLLGINFDTIENVSYSKDERQLVLQMIIEYFKLHLDSFRKPKSLQVLETIFS, from the coding sequence ATGGGCATTGTAAATACGAAAGCAATTGTTTTAAGTTCGCTAAAATTTGGCGATACAAGCCTAATTGTAAAATGTTACACAGAAGAAGAAGGTGTAAAAAGTTATTTGTTAAGAGGCGTTTTAAAACCAAAAAAAACAGGAATAAAATCAGCTTATTTTCAGCCATTAACCCAGCTAAAAATAATTGCAAAACACAATACAAAAGGCACTTTAAATGCTATTAAAGAAGTACAAGTTGTAAATCCTTATAAAACAATTCATACAGATATTGTTAAACAATCTGTGGTGTTTTTTTTATCAGAAATATTAGCGAGTTCTATACAAGAAGAAGAACAAAATAAAACATTATACAGCTATTTAGAAACTGCTTTTACTTGGTTAGATGTACATGATAAAATTGCAAATTTCCACTTACTTTTTTTATTAAATTTAACTGGATTTTTAGGGTTTTATCCTGATACATCTCAAAAAGATAAAATTGGTTTTAATCTTTTAGAAGGCAATTTCTCTAATAACACTGCTGATAAAAATGTGCTTTTTAAAAATGATTTTTATCAATTTAAAAAGCTGTTAGGCATAAATTTTGATACAATAGAAAATGTGTCTTATAGTAAAGACGAAAGGCAGTTGGTTTTGCAAATGATAATTGAGTATTTTAAATTACATTTGGACAGTTTTAGAAAACCAAAATCTTTACAAGTTTTAGAAACAATTTTTAGTTGA
- a CDS encoding class I SAM-dependent methyltransferase, with protein MRIITLDDFVDTYFKIIQRGSNFFFSKFTLNKEKRTKSAFDNTSFISSYFWNIPKVQERWNILITGNKKTDYIEYLTNHFLKEKKELRLLSLGSGICNREIDLAKHSSIFKEIVCVDIADNLLQIAAKSAKEKNINNITFLAENIDDFDFKENDFDIVFFKSSLHHFDKIDDFLSGKIKQTLKPNGLLIINEFVGATRHQFSKVQIKAINEAILSIPKKFRIRFKSTFLKNKYRGVGVLRMIMADPSECIDSESIMPAIHKHYKTVLEKPYGGNLMLSALRDISHHFYELNKEKEDVLNTLFKLEDNYLKKHQSDYVFGIYENRK; from the coding sequence ATGAGAATAATAACTTTAGATGATTTTGTTGATACTTATTTTAAAATAATTCAAAGAGGAAGTAATTTTTTCTTCTCTAAATTTACATTAAATAAAGAAAAAAGAACAAAAAGCGCGTTCGATAATACATCGTTTATATCTTCTTATTTTTGGAATATCCCAAAAGTGCAAGAAAGATGGAATATCTTAATTACTGGAAACAAAAAAACGGATTATATTGAGTACCTAACAAACCATTTTTTAAAAGAAAAAAAAGAGTTGCGCTTATTATCCTTGGGTTCAGGAATTTGTAATAGAGAAATTGATTTAGCCAAGCATTCATCTATTTTTAAAGAGATTGTTTGTGTAGATATTGCTGATAATTTATTGCAAATTGCAGCAAAAAGCGCCAAAGAAAAAAACATCAACAACATAACATTTTTGGCTGAAAATATTGATGATTTTGATTTTAAAGAAAATGATTTTGATATCGTTTTTTTCAAATCTTCTTTGCATCATTTTGATAAAATAGATGACTTTTTATCAGGAAAAATAAAACAAACCTTAAAACCTAATGGTTTACTTATCATTAATGAATTTGTAGGCGCTACAAGACATCAATTTTCAAAAGTGCAAATTAAGGCTATTAATGAAGCTATTTTGAGCATTCCAAAAAAATTTAGAATTCGTTTTAAAAGTACATTTTTAAAAAACAAATATAGAGGTGTTGGAGTTCTTAGAATGATTATGGCAGACCCATCTGAATGTATAGATTCTGAAAGTATTATGCCTGCTATTCATAAACATTATAAAACCGTTTTAGAAAAACCTTATGGAGGCAATTTAATGCTGAGCGCTTTAAGAGATATTTCTCATCATTTTTACGAGTTAAATAAAGAAAAAGAAGACGTTTTAAATACCCTTTTTAAATTAGAAGATAACTATTTAAAAAAACATCAATCAGATTATGTTTTTGGGATTTATGAAAACAGAAAATAA
- a CDS encoding 1-acyl-sn-glycerol-3-phosphate acyltransferase, translated as MKYIKIPFLLVWRLWFYILIVVTIILLLPLFLFLSSKETYYAAFWKVARFWSKILVYGMGFRLKVTKDQELDRNKSYMFCPNHASLMDPFVLILLSKNPIVFVGKKEFVKIPIFGFIYKRVVIMVDRNSQESRKKVYKLAKEKLQNGTSMAIFPEGLVPTENVILAPFKNGAFSLAIEFDMPIVPQVYYDCKRLFSWDFFKGSPGVFRIHQHKFMETKGLNLNDVETLKQQTFDIIYNDLVADFKYMKDTNRPNNEREFKSPI; from the coding sequence TTGAAGTATATAAAAATTCCTTTTCTTTTAGTTTGGCGCTTGTGGTTCTATATTTTAATAGTGGTAACCATTATTTTGTTACTACCACTTTTTTTATTCTTATCATCTAAAGAAACCTATTATGCTGCTTTTTGGAAAGTTGCACGTTTTTGGTCTAAAATTTTGGTTTACGGAATGGGTTTTCGTTTAAAAGTAACTAAAGACCAAGAATTGGATAGAAATAAAAGTTACATGTTTTGCCCAAATCATGCATCTTTAATGGATCCTTTTGTGTTGATTTTATTGAGTAAAAACCCAATTGTTTTTGTTGGTAAAAAAGAGTTTGTGAAAATACCCATTTTTGGTTTTATTTATAAAAGAGTGGTTATTATGGTTGATAGAAACAGCCAAGAAAGCAGAAAAAAAGTATACAAATTAGCCAAAGAAAAACTGCAAAATGGAACAAGTATGGCAATTTTTCCTGAAGGATTAGTGCCTACAGAAAATGTAATTTTAGCACCTTTTAAAAATGGCGCTTTTAGTTTGGCTATTGAGTTTGATATGCCAATTGTTCCTCAAGTTTATTACGATTGTAAACGATTATTTTCTTGGGATTTTTTTAAAGGAAGTCCTGGTGTGTTTAGAATTCATCAACATAAATTTATGGAAACAAAAGGATTAAATTTAAACGATGTAGAAACATTAAAACAGCAAACTTTTGACATTATTTATAATGATTTAGTAGCAGATTTTAAATACATGAAAGATACAAACAGACCTAATAATGAGCGAGAGTTTAAATCACCTATATAG
- a CDS encoding hemolysin III family protein has product MSESLNHLYSSKEEKLNVISHGLGLVLSVVALPFLILKSFNFNGFWKPTSFIIYGISMVILYAASTFYHAAKNPKKRRKLNIFDHAAIYVLIAGSYSPFCLVGLNSNLGWYMFLFVWIFALTGIILKLFFTGRFDKVSTAMYLLMGWQVMFFIKPLMESLSAEAFYYLVAGGVFYSVGAILYSIKKIPYNHFIFHIFVLLGSLSHFIAIYNL; this is encoded by the coding sequence ATGAGCGAGAGTTTAAATCACCTATATAGTAGTAAAGAAGAGAAATTAAATGTAATTTCTCATGGATTAGGGTTGGTTTTAAGTGTTGTAGCTTTGCCATTTTTGATTCTAAAATCATTTAATTTTAATGGTTTTTGGAAACCTACAAGTTTTATAATTTATGGTATTAGCATGGTTATTTTGTATGCAGCATCTACATTTTATCATGCAGCAAAAAATCCGAAGAAAAGAAGAAAGCTTAACATTTTTGATCACGCAGCTATTTATGTTTTAATTGCTGGGAGTTACTCGCCTTTTTGTTTGGTTGGTTTAAATTCTAATTTGGGTTGGTATATGTTTTTGTTTGTGTGGATTTTTGCACTTACTGGCATCATTTTAAAACTTTTTTTTACAGGCAGGTTTGATAAAGTATCAACAGCCATGTATTTATTAATGGGCTGGCAAGTGATGTTTTTTATAAAACCTTTAATGGAAAGTTTATCAGCAGAAGCTTTTTATTATTTAGTTGCTGGAGGAGTTTTCTATTCAGTTGGAGCTATTTTATATTCCATCAAAAAAATACCTTACAACCACTTTATTTTTCACATTTTTGTGTTGTTGGGTAGTTTAAGTCATTTTATTGCAATTTATAATTTATAA